The Chitinivibrio alkaliphilus ACht1 DNA window TCTGTTTGTATACTCTCTTTTATTGAGATTAGCAAACTCCTGTGGAGTCATGCTGTTCAATGAGCTATGTGGTCTTTTTTGATTGTAATCAATCCTCCATTCTTCGATAATTTTTCTTGCTTCTTTTAAACTGGTAAACCAGTGTTCATTTAAACA harbors:
- a CDS encoding integrase core domain-containing protein, producing the protein ALNQYIRKQKHHFIEPGKPMQNGHCESFNGLFRDECLNEHWFTSLKEARKIIEEWRIDYNQKRPHSSLNSMTPQEFANLNKREYTNRSENHVSYQ